From a region of the Fischerella sp. JS2 genome:
- a CDS encoding photosystem II high light acclimation radical SAM protein — MEAKTFNRILYVRLPCNPIFPIGVVYLSDHVHKQFPNIEQRIFDLGTVPPLDYAKALDRCIDEFKPTLLVFSWRDIQIYAPVGGRGGNPLQYTFEFFYSRNPFLKLQGAMGLLRIASGYYGELWRNLGLLKRGIKRAQRYHPNARVIVGGGAVSVFYEQVGKSLPKGTIVSVGEGETLLTKLLSGQEFRDERCYVVAEEKPRDRLIHEQPTPLEKTACNYDYIETIWPEFQYYLQDGDFYIGVQTKRGCPHNCCYCIYTVVEGKQVRINPADEVVAEMRQLYDRGVRNFWFTDAQFIPARKFIDDAIELLQKIVDSGMTDIHWAAYIRADNLTPKLCELMVKTGMNYFEIGITSGSQELVRKMRMGYNLRTVLQNCRDLKAAGFNDLVSVNYSFNVIDERPETIRQTIAYHRELERIFGADKVEPAIFFIGLQPHTHLEEYAFKENILKPGYDPMNITPWTVQKMLWNPEPLGSFFGEVCLQAWQQNPNDFGREVMKILEERLGCAELEEALSAPIETKPKQLLGV; from the coding sequence ATGGAAGCTAAAACATTCAACAGGATTCTCTATGTTCGCCTTCCGTGTAACCCCATCTTTCCTATTGGGGTTGTCTATCTTAGCGATCACGTCCACAAACAGTTTCCTAACATTGAACAGCGCATCTTTGATTTAGGAACAGTGCCACCTCTAGATTATGCTAAAGCTCTAGATCGCTGTATTGATGAATTTAAACCGACACTGCTAGTATTCTCGTGGCGGGATATTCAAATCTATGCTCCTGTGGGTGGACGTGGTGGAAATCCACTACAATATACCTTTGAGTTTTTCTACTCCCGCAATCCATTTCTCAAGCTACAGGGAGCAATGGGTTTGCTGCGGATCGCATCTGGATACTACGGCGAACTGTGGCGGAATTTGGGCTTATTGAAGCGGGGTATCAAACGCGCTCAACGTTATCACCCCAATGCCCGTGTAATTGTTGGTGGTGGTGCAGTCAGTGTCTTTTATGAACAGGTGGGCAAAAGCTTGCCAAAAGGGACTATTGTCTCTGTGGGTGAAGGCGAAACTTTGCTGACAAAACTACTGAGCGGACAAGAATTTCGGGATGAAAGGTGTTATGTTGTTGCAGAAGAAAAACCACGCGATCGCCTCATTCATGAACAACCCACACCATTAGAGAAAACCGCTTGTAACTACGACTATATCGAAACAATCTGGCCAGAATTTCAGTATTATCTACAAGACGGAGACTTTTACATTGGTGTCCAAACCAAACGCGGTTGTCCTCACAACTGCTGTTATTGTATTTACACCGTTGTTGAAGGTAAACAGGTACGCATAAACCCCGCCGATGAAGTCGTTGCCGAAATGCGACAATTATATGATCGTGGTGTTCGCAATTTCTGGTTTACCGATGCCCAATTTATCCCTGCCCGCAAATTTATCGATGATGCTATTGAACTTTTACAAAAAATCGTCGACTCGGGAATGACAGACATTCACTGGGCAGCATATATCCGGGCAGATAATCTCACACCCAAGTTGTGTGAATTGATGGTGAAAACCGGAATGAACTACTTTGAAATCGGTATCACTAGCGGTTCTCAAGAATTGGTGCGGAAAATGCGGATGGGTTACAATCTCCGTACTGTCTTGCAAAACTGTCGGGATTTAAAAGCCGCTGGGTTTAACGACTTAGTTTCAGTGAATTATTCCTTTAACGTCATTGACGAACGTCCAGAAACAATTCGCCAAACAATTGCTTATCACCGCGAACTCGAACGCATTTTTGGGGCAGATAAAGTCGAACCTGCCATATTTTTTATTGGATTGCAACCCCATACCCACCTAGAAGAATATGCTTTCAAAGAAAATATTCTTAAACCAGGGTACGATCCGATGAACATCACACCTTGGACTGTCCAAAAGATGTTATGGAACCCAGAACCCCTTGGTTCCTTCTTTGGCGAAGTTTGCTTGCAAGCTTGGCAACAAAACCCCAACGACTTTGGACGCGAAGTCATGAAAATATTAGAGGAAAGACTAGGTTGTGCTGAACTAGAAGAAGCGCTTTCTGCACCGATTGAGACCAAACCAAAACAATTGCTGGGTGTTTGA